The Mucilaginibacter gracilis genomic interval GACACAGCTTTTAAAGCTATTTTTAATGCTGATAAGCGGCCCTGGCTGGTTGTTTTACTGTTGGCTATAGCCATTAATATAGCGGGCATTGCTACCGATTTTTTTACTAACGACCCCGGCCTATATGGTTTGCTTGCCAAAAACATGGTGCAAACCCATAACTATACCGATTTAATTTACCGTGGGAAGGATTGGCTGGATAAACCGCATTTTCCATTCTGGATGGCGGCTTTAAGTTTTAATGTTTTTGGTTTTACCACCTTCGCTTATAAACTCCCGGCTTTGTTGTTTTACTTTATGGCCGTAGTTTACACCTATAAACTCACCAAAAAGTTTTACGGGTTTGATACCGCGCTTATTGCAGCGCTGGTTTTGTTAACGGCCCAGCATACCGTTATGTCTAACACGGATGTGCGCGCCGAACCTTATATAATGGGTTTGCTGATGGGCAGCGTGTACCACTTTTATAAGGTGAAGCAAAATTTTAGTATCGCCCATTTATTGCTGGCTACGCTATTTGCAGGCTGCGCCGTAATGACTAAGGGCATTTACGTACTCATCCCCATAGGTACGGCCATTATTGGCGATTATTTATTGAAAAAAGATTTTAAGGGCCTGTTTCAATGGCGCTGGCTGTTTGCTGTAATTTTAACCGTCATATTTATTTTGCCCGAAATATATACCCTATATGTACAGTTTGATTTGCATCCCGAAAAGGTGGTGTTTAACCATACCGGCGTATCGGGCATTCACTGGTTTTTGTGGGACAGCCAGTTTGGGCGTTTTAACAGTACCAGCTATATTACCCGTGTTGACGGCGATAAATTCTTTTTTGTGCATACCCTGCTTTGGGCCTTTGCACCCTGGGCGTTTCTATTTTATATTGCCCTGTTTTTAAATATCCGGAAAATTGTAAAAGGTACTCAACTGCCCGAATATGTTGCCCTTTCGGGAGCGTTGCCTATGTTGCTCATTTTTTCGGTTTCGCAATTTCAGTTGCCGTTTTACACCAATATATTGTTTCCGTTTTTTGCTATGATAACGGCGGTGTATATAAAGCAGGTTTTTGATGAGGGTAAAAGCAAGCTTTTTACTATAATACAGCAAGTGATATGGCTTGCACTGGTGCTTTTAATTGTTGCATTAGTTTTTGTTTACGGCGGGCACAACATTATGTTTTTTGCCGCTACTGCGCTTGTGGTTTTGTATGCGGGTGCCTATGCAAAAAAAACTTTGGGCGGTGTGAAATTTGTGTTTTTAAATACCTGCTGCGTAGCCGTACTTATTAACCTATTTATTATAACTGTGGTTTATCCCGAATTATTGAGATATAAAGGCGAGGTGCAGGCCGCAAAATATTTGAACACACACCTGAAAGCCGATAAACTAGTTATAGCGGCTTTTGAGGTGCCCGACCCTTTTGAGTTTTATGCAA includes:
- a CDS encoding ArnT family glycosyltransferase, with protein sequence MDNPNLFALGAQPVTPADTAFKAIFNADKRPWLVVLLLAIAINIAGIATDFFTNDPGLYGLLAKNMVQTHNYTDLIYRGKDWLDKPHFPFWMAALSFNVFGFTTFAYKLPALLFYFMAVVYTYKLTKKFYGFDTALIAALVLLTAQHTVMSNTDVRAEPYIMGLLMGSVYHFYKVKQNFSIAHLLLATLFAGCAVMTKGIYVLIPIGTAIIGDYLLKKDFKGLFQWRWLFAVILTVIFILPEIYTLYVQFDLHPEKVVFNHTGVSGIHWFLWDSQFGRFNSTSYITRVDGDKFFFVHTLLWAFAPWAFLFYIALFLNIRKIVKGTQLPEYVALSGALPMLLIFSVSQFQLPFYTNILFPFFAMITAVYIKQVFDEGKSKLFTIIQQVIWLALVLLIVALVFVYGGHNIMFFAATALVVLYAGAYAKKTLGGVKFVFLNTCCVAVLINLFIITVVYPELLRYKGEVQAAKYLNTHLKADKLVIAAFEVPDPFEFYAKRRLTFINLDSAIATKNKNTVVLVEDTLVAHLIKQRIPFKVLQKFNNYPNENLSLPFLMETQRYKTLNHYFLITL